One stretch of Tenacibaculum sp. MAR_2010_89 DNA includes these proteins:
- a CDS encoding chlorinating enzyme → MNSIEAPTREFKFSKKELEEFRKNGYAGPFTLYDPEDMNEITKKLRYSLLDRSNSVYEFNEDINEINDRANYDRHLDVPFLMDHVKQPKIVDKLTDVLGENVLCWRSEWFPKYPGDKGTDWHQVDTFEFSSGEPQLVWPQKEDFGGTITVWTALTDATIETACLKFMPGTHEELFYDESKGVDFDPDAIHDGFFGYDYQNLQKDSDWVPDESLAKSIEMKAGQFIIFWSTLMHASHSHLGKTNDMRLGFAARFVPDMVDVYPGNPKELTEFGSTVSLEKYRTVAVAGVNRNPNNIT, encoded by the coding sequence ATGAATAGTATAGAAGCACCAACAAGAGAATTTAAGTTTAGTAAAAAAGAATTAGAAGAATTCAGAAAGAATGGATATGCAGGACCATTTACCTTGTATGATCCAGAAGACATGAATGAAATAACAAAAAAACTTAGATATAGTTTATTAGATCGTTCAAATAGTGTGTATGAATTTAATGAGGATATTAACGAGATAAATGATAGAGCAAATTATGACCGTCATTTAGATGTTCCTTTTTTAATGGACCACGTAAAACAACCTAAGATTGTAGATAAACTTACTGATGTTTTAGGAGAAAATGTTCTTTGTTGGAGGTCAGAATGGTTTCCAAAGTATCCAGGTGATAAAGGAACAGATTGGCATCAGGTAGATACATTTGAATTTTCTAGTGGAGAACCACAATTAGTATGGCCTCAGAAAGAAGACTTTGGAGGTACTATAACAGTATGGACAGCACTTACAGATGCAACTATAGAAACAGCATGTTTAAAGTTTATGCCAGGAACACACGAAGAATTATTTTATGATGAGAGTAAAGGAGTTGATTTTGATCCTGATGCGATTCATGATGGTTTTTTTGGGTATGATTATCAAAATTTACAAAAAGATTCAGATTGGGTTCCAGACGAGTCATTAGCAAAATCGATAGAGATGAAAGCAGGGCAGTTTATTATTTTCTGGTCTACTTTAATGCATGCTTCTCACTCTCATTTAGGAAAAACGAATGATATGCGACTTGGATTTGCTGCACGATTTGTACCAGATATGGTTGATGTTTATCCAGGGAACCCTAAAGAATTAACTGAATTTGGAAGTACAGTTTCTTTAGAGAAGTATAGAACTGTTGCGGTTGCTGGAGTAAATAGAAACCCTAATAACATAACTTAA
- a CDS encoding non-ribosomal peptide synthetase translates to MKIDEYISDLRKKNIIISVKEGKISLKGSKEKITPEVIKELTAKKQDILTFFKSIKKVKEFESIKPAPKQNYYPLSSSQLRMYFLYNFDKESTSYNVPGFYRVSRNLDVLKLEQVFQKLSNRHHSLRTVFEIVDGNPVQRVLDSNSLKVTRHQGTTSDINRYMDSFVRPFDLSKELPIRISLMEVLEEDYLLMIDMHHIINDGVSSEVLMHDFWSLYQGNVLPDLPIQYIDYAVWQQSDVYKDLISSHKEYWLDRYSDEFTVLEIPTDYTRPIQLGNEGSAYTLSLSKKQSDKLRDFASSHGATMYMLFLAIYNVLLNKLSNQDDIIIGTPTVGRRHSDLEGIVGLFVNTLALRNQITSNVSFSDLLAKIQEDTLKAFDHQLYPYEELIDALDVSRNVGRNPLFNVFFSYNQQEGSTSSSNDSDLKIVNHEVLYNIAKFDLELDIINQGDYYDMLFSYNLSLFDEKTIKRFSTYLEAIIEQIVTEGNIKISEIDILSKEEKSQIIHEFNAPETNYNIKGTVVDLIEEQVFFNPKAKALYFKNHTIDYGELNSKANKLAHYLINVMGVQKGDQVGVHFGRSPEMIIGFLAVLKSGAAYVSLDPGNPSSRINLLIENSNLKFILTNSYEKLLAINTSVEVIDLIREGLNIGEMPSNNPLVKIKENDPAYIIYTSGSTGKPKGIVIEHSSLVDYSITFKEYFSLTTSDKVVQQASPAFDTVVEEVFPALLTGASIVIMPDGGKNIEYLLKEIKETKATILSTVPVVVDALNNYSDALESLRLIVSGGDVLLPRHISNLIEKYPIYNTYGPSESTVCITYHKVSSLDNTSCIGKPIPNRQVYILNKDKQLCPVGVTGELCVSGKGLAKEYLNDKKLTEDKFIKNPIIPTSRIYRTGDTAKWNSDGTIEFLGRVDNQVKIRGVRIELGEIESQLESIDIVSQALVLASGSENNKQLIAYLCGVGELDDISIATLLSSKLPDYMIPSGYIWLDSFPVNSNGKIDRRALLSPDLTSEEKYVAPETNDQQKLVKIWSEVLDLEEDTISITSDFFRLGGHSLLAITLTNKINQVFNIEVSLKDLFSYRTILELSTYISEKEHVQFESIPKALESSSYPLSSAQRRMYFLYEFDKGSTSYNMPMFYRVGRDLDVSQLDKVFKELVSRHQSLRTVFELEEGYPVQRVLEATNFNIAYKQGNPSDVDRYVSEFVQPFNLAEELPYRVSLIDITGEDYLLMIDSHHIINDGVSNEILMKGFWSLYHGESLPSLSIDYIDYSVWQQSEGYQDLVSSHKTYWLDKYSEELTALELPTDYPRSQDQSTEGDVHSITLSKKQSEELRKIAASEGVTMYTLFLGIYTILLSKLSNQEDIVVGTPTAGRHHADLEEVVGMFVNTLALRNQVASGTSFQEFLSELQVNTLMAFDHQLYQYEELVDALDVSRDSGRNPLFDVFYSYNQYQEVTDVEESESLKIVGHDVSYTIAKFDLMLDVLDSESIVLSLNYRTDLYSSSSIARFSGYLNKIIDSVLDNKEKQLKDIDILSTSEKDRLLLGLNTTKVNYDLEETVLDMFRSKVEEFPNSIALVMEGKKLTYQELDARSDLWATHLMNLGVLKGSIVGLMMTRSLEMITGILGIMKAGGAYLPINVDQPLSRTHHMLEECDVELILGNVNTDDIVIDSKYTFIEAKKLDLSLEVKKKLSFVEVSNLAYVIYTSGSTGTPKGVMVEHKSVTNLINHEREFLGVNITDKILQFSPYYFDVSVEQIWLALTTGSSLVLLEKDTLIDHQKFINVLVREEITHLNVTPSFLESLSLPSLKYLKRIVVSGESCKPSLAKKYIKDYDFYNEYGPTEATVISVSKKLKLEDLKGSNISIGYPIANTQAYVLDKDLKLLPKGVVGELYIGGVGLSSGYINNVTLTEERFIANPFGEGRLYKTGDIVRWLPEGDLEYLGRNDHQVKIRGYRIELGEIESQLESIDIVSQALVLASGSENNKQLIAYLCGVGELDDISIATLLSSKLPDYMIPSGYIWLDSFPVNSNGKIDRRALPSPDLTSEEKYVAPETNDQQKLVKIWSEVLDLEEDTISITSDFFRLGGHSLLAITLTNKINQVFNIEVSLKDLFSYRTILELSTYISEKEHVQFESIPKALESSSYPLSSAQRRMYFLYEFDKGSTSYNMPMFYRVGRDLDVSQLDKVFKELVSRHQSLRTVFELEEGYPVQRVLEATNFNIAYKQGNPSDVDRYVSEFVQPFNLAEELPYRVSLIDITGEDYLLMIDSHHIINDGVSNEILMKGFWSLYHGESLPSLSIDYIDYSVWQQSEGYQDLVSSHKTYWLDKYSEELTALELPTDYPRSQDQSTEGDVHSITLSKKTK, encoded by the coding sequence ATGAAAATAGATGAATATATCAGTGACTTAAGAAAAAAGAATATTATTATTTCTGTAAAAGAAGGGAAAATATCTTTGAAAGGATCAAAAGAAAAGATTACTCCTGAAGTTATTAAAGAGTTGACTGCTAAAAAGCAGGATATTTTAACTTTTTTCAAGTCAATAAAAAAAGTAAAAGAGTTTGAGTCTATTAAACCTGCTCCTAAACAAAATTATTATCCATTATCATCGTCTCAACTTAGAATGTATTTTTTATATAATTTTGATAAAGAGAGTACAAGTTATAATGTACCAGGTTTTTATAGAGTTAGTAGAAATTTAGATGTATTAAAGTTAGAACAAGTTTTTCAAAAATTGTCTAACCGTCATCATAGTTTACGTACAGTTTTTGAAATAGTAGATGGAAACCCTGTTCAACGTGTGTTGGATTCAAATTCCTTAAAGGTAACTCGTCATCAAGGTACAACGTCAGATATAAATCGTTATATGGATAGTTTTGTTCGTCCATTTGACTTATCTAAGGAGCTTCCTATTCGAATTTCTTTAATGGAGGTTTTAGAAGAGGATTATTTATTGATGATTGATATGCATCATATTATTAATGATGGTGTTTCTAGTGAAGTTTTAATGCATGATTTTTGGTCTTTATATCAAGGTAATGTTTTACCTGATTTACCTATTCAATATATAGATTATGCGGTGTGGCAACAAAGTGATGTTTATAAAGATTTGATATCTAGTCATAAAGAGTATTGGTTAGATAGGTATAGTGATGAATTTACTGTGTTGGAGATACCAACGGATTATACTAGACCTATTCAGCTTGGTAATGAAGGTTCAGCTTATACACTTAGTTTGTCAAAGAAACAAAGTGATAAGTTACGTGATTTTGCAAGTTCACATGGAGCAACTATGTATATGCTGTTTTTGGCTATTTATAATGTTTTATTGAATAAACTATCAAATCAAGATGATATTATTATTGGTACTCCTACGGTTGGACGTCGTCATTCAGATTTGGAAGGTATAGTAGGTTTGTTTGTGAATACATTAGCATTACGAAACCAGATAACTTCAAATGTTAGTTTTAGTGATTTATTAGCAAAAATTCAAGAGGATACATTAAAGGCATTTGATCATCAGTTGTACCCTTATGAAGAATTGATTGATGCCTTAGATGTTTCTCGTAACGTAGGGCGTAATCCGTTATTTAATGTTTTCTTTTCATATAACCAACAAGAAGGAAGTACTAGTTCTAGTAATGATTCTGATCTTAAAATTGTAAATCATGAAGTGCTATATAATATAGCAAAATTTGATTTAGAACTTGATATAATTAATCAAGGTGATTATTATGATATGCTTTTTAGTTATAATCTTTCTTTATTTGATGAAAAAACAATAAAAAGATTTTCTACGTATTTAGAAGCTATAATAGAACAAATAGTAACTGAAGGAAATATTAAAATATCAGAAATAGATATTCTTTCAAAGGAAGAAAAAAGTCAGATTATTCATGAATTTAATGCTCCAGAAACAAATTACAATATTAAAGGAACTGTTGTTGATTTAATTGAGGAACAAGTTTTTTTTAATCCAAAAGCTAAAGCTTTATATTTTAAAAATCATACTATTGATTATGGAGAGTTAAATAGCAAAGCGAATAAACTTGCTCACTATCTTATTAATGTTATGGGAGTTCAAAAAGGAGACCAAGTTGGTGTACACTTTGGGCGCTCACCAGAAATGATAATTGGATTTTTGGCAGTATTAAAATCTGGAGCTGCTTACGTTTCGTTGGATCCTGGAAATCCTTCAAGTAGAATTAATTTATTAATTGAGAATTCAAATTTAAAATTTATTTTAACCAATTCTTATGAAAAGCTGTTGGCTATTAACACTTCTGTAGAGGTTATAGATTTAATAAGAGAAGGGTTAAATATTGGAGAAATGCCAAGCAATAATCCTTTAGTTAAGATAAAAGAGAATGATCCAGCATATATAATTTATACCTCTGGAAGTACAGGGAAACCAAAAGGTATTGTTATTGAGCATAGTTCTTTAGTAGATTATAGTATTACTTTTAAAGAATATTTCTCGTTAACAACATCGGATAAAGTTGTACAACAAGCCTCTCCTGCGTTTGATACAGTTGTAGAAGAAGTATTTCCAGCATTGTTAACTGGAGCATCTATTGTTATAATGCCAGATGGAGGGAAAAATATAGAATATCTTCTTAAAGAAATTAAAGAAACTAAAGCTACAATATTAAGTACAGTTCCAGTTGTCGTAGATGCTTTAAATAATTATTCAGATGCTTTAGAAAGTTTAAGGTTGATTGTTAGTGGAGGAGATGTGTTACTTCCAAGGCATATTAGTAATTTAATAGAAAAATATCCAATATACAATACTTATGGGCCTTCAGAGTCAACAGTTTGTATTACCTACCATAAGGTTAGTTCACTTGATAATACTTCATGTATTGGTAAACCAATTCCTAATAGACAAGTATATATACTTAATAAAGACAAACAGTTATGTCCAGTTGGAGTTACAGGAGAACTTTGTGTTTCAGGTAAAGGTTTAGCAAAAGAATATTTAAATGATAAAAAATTAACAGAGGATAAATTTATAAAAAATCCTATAATTCCAACTTCAAGAATTTATCGTACTGGTGATACAGCTAAGTGGAATTCTGATGGAACCATTGAATTTCTTGGAAGAGTTGATAATCAAGTTAAAATAAGAGGTGTCCGAATCGAATTAGGAGAGATAGAATCTCAATTAGAGTCTATTGATATAGTAAGTCAAGCATTAGTATTGGCAAGTGGATCAGAAAATAATAAGCAGTTGATAGCTTATTTATGTGGTGTAGGGGAGTTAGACGACATTTCGATTGCTACGTTATTGTCGTCAAAGCTTCCTGATTATATGATTCCTTCAGGTTATATATGGTTAGATTCTTTTCCAGTAAATTCCAATGGAAAAATAGACAGGAGAGCGTTGCTTAGTCCAGATTTAACTTCAGAGGAGAAGTATGTAGCGCCAGAGACTAATGATCAACAGAAATTAGTTAAAATTTGGTCAGAAGTTTTAGATCTTGAAGAGGATACGATTAGTATTACATCAGATTTTTTTAGATTAGGAGGTCACTCATTATTAGCCATTACATTAACTAATAAAATTAATCAAGTTTTTAATATTGAAGTTTCTCTAAAAGATTTATTTTCTTATCGTACTATTTTAGAGTTGTCAACTTATATATCAGAAAAAGAACATGTTCAATTTGAGTCTATACCAAAGGCCTTAGAGAGTAGTTCTTATCCATTGTCATCGGCACAACGTCGTATGTATTTCTTATATGAATTTGACAAGGGTAGTACAAGTTATAACATGCCAATGTTTTATAGGGTTGGAAGAGATTTAGATGTTTCACAATTAGATAAAGTATTTAAAGAATTAGTATCACGTCATCAGTCTTTACGTACCGTTTTTGAGTTGGAAGAAGGATATCCAGTTCAACGAGTTTTAGAAGCAACAAATTTTAATATAGCTTATAAGCAAGGTAATCCAAGTGATGTTGATAGGTATGTGTCTGAATTTGTACAACCATTTAATTTGGCTGAAGAATTACCATATCGTGTATCATTAATAGATATTACAGGTGAAGACTATTTGTTAATGATAGATTCACACCATATAATTAATGATGGAGTTTCCAATGAGATTTTAATGAAAGGATTTTGGTCATTATACCATGGAGAGTCTTTACCAAGTTTAAGTATTGATTATATAGATTATTCAGTTTGGCAACAAAGTGAGGGGTATCAAGATTTAGTATCGAGTCATAAAACGTATTGGTTAGATAAGTATAGTGAAGAGTTAACAGCATTAGAATTACCTACAGATTATCCTCGTAGTCAAGATCAAAGTACAGAAGGAGATGTTCATTCAATAACTCTAAGTAAAAAACAAAGTGAAGAGTTACGTAAAATAGCAGCAAGTGAAGGAGTAACAATGTACACATTGTTTTTAGGTATTTATACAATTTTACTAAGTAAGTTGTCAAATCAAGAAGATATTGTTGTAGGTACTCCAACAGCGGGGCGTCATCATGCCGATTTAGAAGAGGTTGTAGGAATGTTTGTGAATACATTAGCTCTACGTAACCAAGTAGCTTCAGGAACTAGTTTTCAAGAATTTTTATCAGAACTACAAGTAAATACATTAATGGCATTTGATCATCAATTGTATCAGTATGAAGAATTGGTGGATGCATTAGATGTTTCACGAGATAGTGGACGTAATCCGTTATTTGATGTTTTTTATTCATACAATCAATATCAAGAAGTAACTGATGTAGAAGAATCAGAGAGTTTGAAAATAGTAGGCCATGATGTTAGTTATACTATAGCGAAGTTTGATTTAATGTTAGATGTTTTAGATTCTGAATCAATAGTTTTATCACTTAATTATCGAACAGATTTATATAGCTCTTCAAGTATTGCAAGATTTTCAGGTTATCTAAATAAAATTATAGATAGTGTATTAGATAATAAAGAAAAGCAACTGAAGGATATAGATATACTATCAACATCAGAAAAAGATAGATTGTTATTAGGTTTAAATACTACCAAAGTGAATTATGATTTAGAGGAAACAGTTTTAGATATGTTTCGCTCTAAAGTTGAAGAGTTTCCAAATTCTATAGCTTTAGTTATGGAAGGAAAAAAACTTACTTACCAAGAGTTAGATGCTCGTTCAGATTTATGGGCAACTCATTTGATGAATTTAGGAGTGTTAAAAGGTTCTATAGTTGGTTTAATGATGACTCGTTCTTTAGAAATGATCACAGGTATTTTAGGTATAATGAAAGCAGGGGGAGCGTATTTACCAATCAATGTAGATCAACCTTTATCTCGAACTCATCATATGTTAGAAGAATGTGATGTAGAATTAATTTTAGGAAATGTAAATACTGATGATATTGTAATTGATTCGAAATATACCTTTATTGAAGCTAAAAAATTAGATCTATCTTTAGAAGTCAAAAAGAAATTATCTTTTGTTGAGGTATCAAATTTAGCTTATGTAATATACACTTCAGGATCAACAGGAACTCCAAAAGGAGTTATGGTTGAACATAAATCAGTTACAAATTTAATTAACCATGAGCGTGAATTTTTAGGAGTAAATATAACAGATAAGATATTACAATTCTCTCCATATTATTTTGATGTTTCTGTAGAGCAGATTTGGTTAGCCTTAACTACAGGTTCAAGTTTAGTTTTATTAGAGAAAGATACTTTAATAGATCATCAAAAATTTATAAATGTATTAGTTAGAGAAGAAATTACACATTTAAATGTTACCCCCTCGTTTTTAGAAAGTTTATCCTTACCTTCATTAAAATACCTTAAACGTATAGTTGTTTCAGGCGAGTCATGTAAGCCAAGTTTGGCAAAGAAATATATAAAAGATTATGATTTTTATAATGAATATGGACCAACAGAGGCAACTGTTATTTCAGTATCCAAAAAATTAAAATTAGAAGATTTAAAAGGAAGTAATATCTCTATAGGGTATCCTATTGCAAATACACAAGCTTATGTTTTAGATAAAGATCTAAAATTATTACCAAAAGGAGTTGTAGGAGAGCTTTATATAGGTGGAGTAGGATTATCATCGGGTTATATTAATAATGTTACATTAACAGAAGAACGTTTTATAGCCAATCCATTTGGAGAAGGGCGTTTGTATAAAACAGGGGATATAGTAAGATGGTTACCTGAAGGAGATTTAGAGTACTTAGGAAGAAATGATCATCAAGTAAAGATACGAGGTTATCGAATCGAATTAGGAGAGATAGAATCTCAATTAGAGTCTATTGATATAGTAAGTCAAGCATTAGTATTGGCAAGTGGATCAGAAAATAATAAGCAGTTGATAGCTTATTTATGTGGTGTAGGGGAGTTAGACGACATTTCGATTGCTACGTTATTGTCGTCAAAGCTTCCTGATTATATGATTCCTTCAGGTTATATATGGTTAGATTCTTTTCCAGTAAATTCCAATGGAAAAATAGACAGGAGAGCGTTGCCTAGTCCAGATTTAACTTCAGAGGAGAAGTATGTAGCGCCAGAGACTAATGATCAACAGAAATTAGTTAAAATTTGGTCAGAAGTTTTAGATCTTGAAGAGGATACAATTAGTATTACATCAGACTTTTTTAGATTAGGAGGTCACTCATTATTAGCCATTACATTAACTAATAAAATTAATCAAGTTTTTAATATTGAAGTTTCTCTAAAAGATTTATTTTCTTATCGTACTATTTTAGAGTTGTCAACTTATATATCAGAAAAAGAACATGTTCAATTTGAGTCTATACCAAAGGCCTTAGAGAGTAGTTCTTATCCATTGTCATCGGCACAACGTCGTATGTATTTCTTATATGAATTTGACAAGGGTAGTACAAGTTATAACATGCCAATGTTTTATAGGGTTGGAAGAGATTTAGATGTTTCACAATTAGATAAAGTATTTAAAGAATTAGTATCACGTCATCAGTCTTTACGTACCGTTTTTGAGTTGGAAGAAGGATATCCAGTTCAACGAGTTTTAGAAGCAACAAATTTTAATATAGCTTATAAGCAAGGTAATCCAAGTGATGTTGATAGGTATGTGTCTGAATTTGTACAACCATTTAATTTGGCTGAAGAATTACCATATCGTGTATCATTAATAGATATTACAGGTGAAGACTATTTGTTAATGATAGATTCACACCATATAATTAATGATGGAGTTTCCAATGAGATTTTAATGAAAGGATTTTGGTCATTATACCATGGAGAGTCTTTACCAAGTTTAAGTATTGATTATATAGATTATTCAGTTTGGCAACAAAGTGAGGGGTATCAAGATTTAGTATCGAGTCATAAAACGTATTGGTTAGATAAGTATAGTGAAGAGTTAACAGCATTAGAATTACCTACAGATTATCCTCGTAGTCAAGATCAAAGTACAGAAGGAGATGTTCATTCAATAACTCTAAGTAAAAAAACAAAGTGA
- a CDS encoding HEAT repeat domain-containing protein translates to MKQNLNSKNSQIFKKFEDKILLLNNENDILNEVNIFSKSISINGILNHLLELFSNEKYYLPNNSTQNKITLFSSSSYEFSLIHTPPEVRTSSEATSLYTYTNNVFFCPLIDVNDVRYTIYEQNKRVAPDVLDEDVKLQIKKENVFVKNETIFLRKFKDVLRFDGTKPLLLFMIISRKDTLKYSWEYNSISLKPVRIVLREVNFARLGTTAKILGNIGDGNSKALLLKLSQHESHIVRWEAARALINIDFEEGVSVLKRMMNDKHIEISMAAKQSVQMLNV, encoded by the coding sequence ATGAAACAAAATTTAAATTCAAAAAACAGTCAGATTTTCAAAAAATTTGAGGACAAAATATTGTTGTTAAATAACGAAAACGATATACTTAATGAAGTAAATATTTTTAGTAAAAGTATTTCAATAAATGGTATACTAAATCATTTACTTGAATTATTCTCTAATGAGAAGTATTACCTTCCTAATAATTCAACACAAAATAAAATAACATTGTTTAGTTCTTCTAGTTATGAGTTTAGTTTGATACATACTCCTCCTGAAGTAAGAACTTCTAGCGAAGCTACTTCATTGTATACTTATACTAATAACGTATTCTTTTGCCCATTAATTGATGTTAATGATGTGAGGTATACCATTTATGAACAAAATAAACGAGTAGCTCCTGATGTATTAGATGAAGATGTCAAACTACAGATAAAAAAAGAAAATGTTTTTGTTAAGAACGAGACAATTTTTTTAAGAAAATTTAAAGATGTTCTGCGTTTTGATGGAACTAAACCCTTGCTCCTTTTTATGATTATTTCAAGAAAAGATACATTAAAATATTCTTGGGAGTATAATTCTATTAGCCTTAAACCAGTACGTATAGTGTTAAGAGAAGTTAACTTCGCAAGATTAGGAACTACAGCGAAGATTTTAGGTAATATAGGAGATGGGAACTCTAAGGCATTATTATTGAAATTATCTCAACACGAATCACATATAGTAAGATGGGAAGCTGCTAGAGCTTTAATTAATATTGATTTTGAAGAAGGAGTTTCTGTGTTAAAGAGAATGATGAATGATAAACATATAGAAATAAGTATGGCTGCTAAGCAGTCAGTACAAATGCTAAACGTTTAA
- a CDS encoding GIN domain-containing protein: MKINKLMTLLGTSLNRQTTAKENETRNLEKFNKVNLEGRIELHLEKSSHHSIEIRTKKASDIANLVTEVRNDELYIHNEKNVGHSKTPKYIIRLSHSGISDITLSGVVRLMSDDVISQKSFNIVGEGILNGSLKVSVDNLNTDMNGVSNIKISGFADVADLNITGIGRINAKGLETNNAKKSTDGIATVLLPSN; the protein is encoded by the coding sequence ATGAAAATAAATAAACTTATGACATTACTAGGTACTTCATTGAATAGGCAAACTACAGCAAAGGAAAATGAAACTCGTAATTTAGAAAAATTTAATAAAGTAAATCTTGAAGGTAGAATAGAGCTTCATTTAGAAAAAAGCTCTCACCATTCGATAGAAATTAGAACAAAAAAGGCCTCAGATATTGCTAATTTAGTTACAGAGGTTCGTAATGACGAATTATATATTCATAATGAAAAAAATGTAGGCCATAGTAAAACTCCTAAATATATTATTCGACTTAGTCATTCAGGTATTTCAGATATAACATTGTCAGGAGTAGTAAGACTTATGTCGGATGATGTGATAAGTCAAAAATCTTTCAATATAGTAGGTGAAGGAATTTTAAACGGAAGTTTAAAAGTGTCTGTAGATAACCTTAATACAGATATGAATGGAGTTTCAAATATTAAAATTTCAGGTTTTGCTGATGTAGCCGATCTAAACATTACTGGTATTGGGAGAATTAATGCGAAAGGTCTTGAAACTAACAATGCCAAAAAAAGTACGGATGGTATTGCTACTGTTTTATTACCTTCAAATTAA
- a CDS encoding alpha/beta fold hydrolase has translation MLNTIEQIEISEFLVNIKSLLKQRSEQVRILKQVELDSKGFYTKLEEVLKELEIYNHVDFITSKPNDFDLYEEIINTFCNDYFTKLGNLDIHGLKENLMNYGNNPIHIVDRVKTQKLTSSDGTVLDVFSYGDIENSPIIIALPTGLPMLIMKPWIELLANKYFVITWETRGMSKSSTTKQLDIPSQLEDLKNVMKFFNLEKVHLFGVCHGANLVLHACNEIDSKIISASLWHGDFNWNDDNKLTYIQQNMKRLLEMAGSQINISDLRNLMTNPKSIGKLSTDYPIKNLPHIMYPYLTDEIFSSFIKLSKDVMNRNLKEIVDKLNKKILIVTSSNDNTAHPEGSVLLHSFLKESEFYNREFGSHISFFEAPEELYSLFSNFYENSFACSLA, from the coding sequence ATGCTAAATACTATAGAACAGATAGAGATAAGTGAATTTTTAGTGAACATTAAATCCTTATTGAAACAACGAAGTGAACAGGTAAGGATTTTGAAACAAGTAGAGCTTGATTCTAAAGGGTTTTATACTAAACTTGAGGAAGTTTTAAAAGAATTAGAAATCTATAATCATGTTGATTTTATCACATCTAAACCAAATGATTTTGACTTGTATGAAGAGATCATAAACACATTTTGTAATGATTACTTTACTAAACTGGGAAATCTTGATATTCATGGTTTGAAAGAGAATCTGATGAATTATGGAAATAACCCGATTCATATAGTTGATAGAGTAAAAACTCAAAAATTGACAAGTTCTGATGGTACAGTATTGGATGTGTTTTCTTACGGAGATATTGAGAATAGTCCAATAATAATAGCCCTTCCAACTGGGTTACCAATGTTAATAATGAAACCTTGGATAGAACTTTTAGCTAATAAATATTTTGTAATTACATGGGAAACAAGAGGGATGTCTAAATCGTCAACTACAAAACAATTAGATATTCCAAGTCAATTAGAAGATTTAAAAAATGTTATGAAGTTTTTCAATCTAGAAAAAGTTCATTTATTTGGAGTTTGCCATGGAGCTAATTTAGTGCTTCATGCTTGTAATGAAATCGATTCTAAAATTATATCAGCAAGTCTTTGGCATGGTGATTTTAACTGGAATGATGATAATAAGCTTACATATATACAGCAAAATATGAAGCGATTACTTGAAATGGCAGGGAGTCAAATTAATATTTCAGATTTAAGAAACTTAATGACTAATCCTAAGTCCATTGGTAAGTTATCAACTGATTATCCTATTAAAAACTTACCGCATATTATGTATCCTTATTTGACAGATGAGATTTTTTCCAGCTTCATCAAGTTGTCTAAAGATGTAATGAATAGAAATTTAAAGGAAATTGTAGATAAACTAAATAAAAAAATACTGATTGTTACCAGTTCAAATGACAATACTGCTCATCCAGAGGGGTCGGTTTTACTACATTCTTTTTTAAAAGAATCAGAGTTTTACAATAGAGAATTTGGGAGTCATATTTCTTTTTTTGAAGCACCAGAAGAATTATACAGCCTTTTTTCTAATTTTTATGAAAATAGCTTTGCTTGTAGCTTAGCTTAA
- a CDS encoding condensation domain-containing protein, translating into MYTLFLGIYTILLSKLSNQEDIVVGTPTAGRHHADLEEVVGMFVNTLALRNQVASGTSFQEFLSELQVNTLMAFDHQLYQYEELVDALDVSRDSGRNPLLMFFIFIQSISRSN; encoded by the coding sequence ATGTACACATTGTTTTTAGGTATTTATACAATTTTACTAAGTAAGTTGTCAAATCAAGAAGATATTGTTGTAGGTACTCCAACAGCGGGGCGTCATCATGCCGATTTAGAAGAGGTTGTAGGAATGTTTGTGAATACATTAGCTCTACGTAACCAAGTAGCTTCAGGAACTAGTTTTCAAGAATTTTTATCAGAACTACAAGTAAATACATTAATGGCATTTGATCATCAATTGTATCAGTATGAAGAATTGGTGGATGCATTAGATGTTTCACGAGATAGTGGACGTAATCCGTTATTGATGTTTTTTATATTCATACAATCAATATCAAGAAGTAACTGA